The Spodoptera frugiperda isolate SF20-4 chromosome 9, AGI-APGP_CSIRO_Sfru_2.0, whole genome shotgun sequence genome contains a region encoding:
- the LOC118270895 gene encoding venom carboxylesterase-6 isoform X2, with protein sequence MPICRSVYDCISGSEDCLYIELSTPSLKPEKPLPVMFWIGGYGYTSVLDPILDATLLNYQNVIFVRCGHRTGPFGFLSINDYAAPGNCGLKDVVMALKWVQRNISTVGGDPNNVTIFGGSSGGAMVNFMMLSPMATGLFHKLIIQSASVLNNWSLAKNPSQGVIELAKILGIKKSSKQEIVEELRRIPAVDITEAFRNFNVGFSEGVESDLFDSVFKPCIEVDLEGQASFITKSPIVILKSGNFNKVPCIIGSNNIEGAVLQYVVDNFCSNFERYTDNIKLLVPRELARRDRMSDNIAHQILKFYLDGEEHLSEKNRSQYLQLISDYYFLYYVNKTVRLLCEFAPSVPIYYYILNYAGEWAVPERLNFFNSTGHGAELPFLFRIKMPEVCKGSPDSITTRTRVIKMWTNFAKTGNPTPDPDDPLLWITWDPVESKEKINYLSIGQELTKGRNPFQERMKFWDELHKEHMFLRALVHFNDSGYSV encoded by the exons ATGCCTATCTGCCGATCAGTTTACGATTGCATCAGTGGATCAGAAGACTGCCTGTACATTGAGCTCTCTACACCAAGTCTTAAGCCTGAAAAACCATTACCAGTAATGTTTTGGATAGGAGGGTATGGCTACACATCTGTCCTAGACCCCATATTAGATGCCACGTTGCTCAATTACCAAAATGTTATATTCGTAAGGTGTGGCCACAGAACGGGTCCTTTTGGATTCCTCTCCATAAATGACTACGCTGCACCAGGAAACTGTGGACTCAAGGACGTAGTAATGGCCCTAAAATGGGTCCAACGAAACATAAGCACCGTTGGCGGTGACCCAAACAATGTCACAATTTTCGGAGGCTCTTCAGGGGGAGCCATGGTCAACTTTATGATGTTATCACCAATGGCTACTGGATTGTTTCACAAACTCATCATACAGAGTGCCAGTGTTTTGAATAACTGGTCCTTAGCAAAGAACCCTTCACAAGGTGTTATAGAACTGGCAAAAATACTCGGCATTAAGAAGTCATCCAAGCAGGAAATCGTTGAGGAGTTACGAAGGATCCCCGCCGTGGATATCACCGAAGCTTTTCGAAACTTCAACGTTGGGTTTAGCGAAGGTGTCGAAAGCGATTTATTTGATTCTGTATTCAAACCCTGTATTGAAGTAGACCTAGAAGGACAAGCTTCATTTATCACAAAGAGTCCAATAGTAATTCTAAAATctggtaattttaataaagtaccGTGTATTATCGGAAGTAATAATATAGAGGGTGCAGTTTTGCAATACGTTGTAGACAATTTTTGTTCAAATTTTGAAAGGTATACTGATAACATCAAATTGCTTGTGCCTCGAGAACTGGCGAGAAGAGACAGAATGTCTGACAACATAGCCCATCAGATACTGAAGTTTTATTTAGATGGAGAAGAACATTTGAGTGAAAAAAATAGAAGCCAGTATTTGCAATTGATTAGtgattattactttttatattatgttaataaaactgTGAGACTACTGTGTGAATTTGCGCCCTCGGTTCCAATATATTACTACATACTGAACTATGCCGGAGAATGGGCAGTGCCTGAGAGGTTAAATTTCTTCAACTCTACTGGGCATGGAGCGGAGTTACCGTTCCTGTTTCGTATCAAAATGCCAGAAGTCTGCAAGGGTAGTCCAGATTCAATAACTACTAGGACAAGAGTGATCAAAATGTGGACTAATTTCGCTAAAACAGG AAACCCAACACCAGATCCAGATGACCCACTGCTCTGGATAACTTGGGACCCAGTGGaaagcaaagaaaaaataaattatctcaGTATAGGACAAGAGTTGACAAAGGGTAGGAACCCCTTTCAGGAACGGATGAAGTTTTGGGATGAACTGCATAAGGAACACATGTTTTTAAGAGCTTTAGTACACTTTAATGACTCAGGATATTCTGTATAA
- the LOC118270895 gene encoding juvenile hormone esterase isoform X1 has product MADIPDEAKCIVQTEDGPICGYCEKTDEGTCYKFKSIPYAKPPVGQLRFLPPTPIPPWTEVLDCTKDAPMPICRSVYDCISGSEDCLYIELSTPSLKPEKPLPVMFWIGGYGYTSVLDPILDATLLNYQNVIFVRCGHRTGPFGFLSINDYAAPGNCGLKDVVMALKWVQRNISTVGGDPNNVTIFGGSSGGAMVNFMMLSPMATGLFHKLIIQSASVLNNWSLAKNPSQGVIELAKILGIKKSSKQEIVEELRRIPAVDITEAFRNFNVGFSEGVESDLFDSVFKPCIEVDLEGQASFITKSPIVILKSGNFNKVPCIIGSNNIEGAVLQYVVDNFCSNFERYTDNIKLLVPRELARRDRMSDNIAHQILKFYLDGEEHLSEKNRSQYLQLISDYYFLYYVNKTVRLLCEFAPSVPIYYYILNYAGEWAVPERLNFFNSTGHGAELPFLFRIKMPEVCKGSPDSITTRTRVIKMWTNFAKTGNPTPDPDDPLLWITWDPVESKEKINYLSIGQELTKGRNPFQERMKFWDELHKEHMFLRALVHFNDSGYSV; this is encoded by the exons atggcGGATATACCGGACGAAGCGAAATGCATAGTGCAAACAGAAGACGGTCCTATTTGTGGATATTGTGAAAAGACTGACGAAGGTACTTGTTACAAGTTTAAAAGTATACCGTATGCTAAACCACCAGTAGGCCAGTTGAGATTTCTG CCCCCAACTCCAATACCACCATGGACAGAAGTACTAGACTGTACGAAAGATGCTCCAATGCCTATCTGCCGATCAGTTTACGATTGCATCAGTGGATCAGAAGACTGCCTGTACATTGAGCTCTCTACACCAAGTCTTAAGCCTGAAAAACCATTACCAGTAATGTTTTGGATAGGAGGGTATGGCTACACATCTGTCCTAGACCCCATATTAGATGCCACGTTGCTCAATTACCAAAATGTTATATTCGTAAGGTGTGGCCACAGAACGGGTCCTTTTGGATTCCTCTCCATAAATGACTACGCTGCACCAGGAAACTGTGGACTCAAGGACGTAGTAATGGCCCTAAAATGGGTCCAACGAAACATAAGCACCGTTGGCGGTGACCCAAACAATGTCACAATTTTCGGAGGCTCTTCAGGGGGAGCCATGGTCAACTTTATGATGTTATCACCAATGGCTACTGGATTGTTTCACAAACTCATCATACAGAGTGCCAGTGTTTTGAATAACTGGTCCTTAGCAAAGAACCCTTCACAAGGTGTTATAGAACTGGCAAAAATACTCGGCATTAAGAAGTCATCCAAGCAGGAAATCGTTGAGGAGTTACGAAGGATCCCCGCCGTGGATATCACCGAAGCTTTTCGAAACTTCAACGTTGGGTTTAGCGAAGGTGTCGAAAGCGATTTATTTGATTCTGTATTCAAACCCTGTATTGAAGTAGACCTAGAAGGACAAGCTTCATTTATCACAAAGAGTCCAATAGTAATTCTAAAATctggtaattttaataaagtaccGTGTATTATCGGAAGTAATAATATAGAGGGTGCAGTTTTGCAATACGTTGTAGACAATTTTTGTTCAAATTTTGAAAGGTATACTGATAACATCAAATTGCTTGTGCCTCGAGAACTGGCGAGAAGAGACAGAATGTCTGACAACATAGCCCATCAGATACTGAAGTTTTATTTAGATGGAGAAGAACATTTGAGTGAAAAAAATAGAAGCCAGTATTTGCAATTGATTAGtgattattactttttatattatgttaataaaactgTGAGACTACTGTGTGAATTTGCGCCCTCGGTTCCAATATATTACTACATACTGAACTATGCCGGAGAATGGGCAGTGCCTGAGAGGTTAAATTTCTTCAACTCTACTGGGCATGGAGCGGAGTTACCGTTCCTGTTTCGTATCAAAATGCCAGAAGTCTGCAAGGGTAGTCCAGATTCAATAACTACTAGGACAAGAGTGATCAAAATGTGGACTAATTTCGCTAAAACAGG AAACCCAACACCAGATCCAGATGACCCACTGCTCTGGATAACTTGGGACCCAGTGGaaagcaaagaaaaaataaattatctcaGTATAGGACAAGAGTTGACAAAGGGTAGGAACCCCTTTCAGGAACGGATGAAGTTTTGGGATGAACTGCATAAGGAACACATGTTTTTAAGAGCTTTAGTACACTTTAATGACTCAGGATATTCTGTATAA